The proteins below come from a single Sorghum bicolor cultivar BTx623 chromosome 4, Sorghum_bicolor_NCBIv3, whole genome shotgun sequence genomic window:
- the LOC8085532 gene encoding elongation factor 1-gamma 2 has protein sequence MALVLHAGSANKNAFKTLIAAEYSGVKVELAKDFQMGVSNKTPEFLKMNPIGKVPVLETPDGPVFESNAIARYVTRLKADNPLYGSSLIDYAHIEQWMDFATTEVDANTGKWLYPRMGFYPYAAVTEESAIAALKRAFGSLNTHLASNTFLVGHSVTLADIVLTCNLYLGFSRILTKSFTSEFPHVERYFWTMVNQPNFKKVIGDVKQAEAVPPVPKKAAPAKEQKPKEAKKEAQKEAPKPKVAEKPAEEEEAPKPKPKNPLDLLPPSKMILDDWKRLYSNTKTNFREVAIKGFWDMYDPEGYSLWFCDYKYNDENTVSFVTLNKVGGFLQRMDLCRKYAFGKMLVVGSEPPFKVKGLWLFRGSEIPKFVMDEVYDMELYEWTKVDLSDEAQKERVNAMIEDQEPFEGEALLDAKCFK, from the exons ATGGCTCTT GTACTGCATGCTGGCAGTGCTAACAAAAATGCATTCAAAACACTAATTGCCGCGGAATACAGTGGTGTCAAGGTTGAGCTTGCAAAGGACTTTCAAATGGGTGTTTCCAACAAAACTCCAGAGTTCCTCAAGATGAACCCTATTGGGAAG GTTCCTGTCCTGGAGACACCTGATGGTCCTGTTTTTGAGAGCAATGCAATTGCAAGATATG TTACTCGCTTGAAGGCTGACAACCCACTTTATGGATCTTCACTGATTGATTAT GCCCATATTGAGCAATGGATGGACTTTGCTACGACAGAGGTCGATGCAAACACTGGAAAGTGGTTGTACCCACGTATGGGGTTTTATCCTTATGCTGCTGTG ACAGAAGAATCGGCCATTGCTGCCTTGAAGAGAGCATTTGGTTCCCTGAACACTCATCTTGCATCAAACACATTCCTTGTTGGGCATTCAGTGACTCTTGCAGATATCGTGCTGACATGCAATCTTTATTTGGGCTTTAGCCGTATCTTGACTAAGAGTTTTACCTCAGAATTCCCTCATGTTGAGAGGTACTTCTGGACCATGGTTAACCAACCAAACTTCAAAAAGGTCATTGGAGATGTGAAGCAGGCAGAAGCTGTGCCACCTGTtccaaagaaggctgctccAGCCAAAGAGCAGAAGCCTAAGGAAGCCAAAAAGGAGGCCCAAAAAGAGGCCCCGAAGCCCAAGGTAGCTGAGAAGCCAGCagaggaagaggaggcaccAAAGCCTAAGCCAAAGAATCCCCTTGATTTGCTTCCTCCAAGCAAGATGATTCTTGATGATTGGAAGAGGCTGTACTCTAACACGAAAACCAACTTCCGTGAGGTTGCTATTAAAG GTTTCTGGGACATGTATGACCCAGAGGGCTACTCCCTGTGGTTCTGTGACTACAAGTACAATGATGAGAACACTGTCTCATTTGTGACCCTGAACAAGGTTGGTGGGTTCCTGCAGCGGATGGACCTGTGCCGCAAATACGCCTTTGGCAAGATGCTTGTGGTTGGCTCTGAGCCCCCTTTCAAGGTCAAGGGCCTGTGGCTCTTCCGTGGCTCAGAAATCCCCAAGTTTGTCATGGATGAAGTCTATGACATGGAGCTGTACGAGTGGACCAAGGTTGACCTCTCTGATGAGGCCCAGAAGGAGCGGGTCAATGCCATGATCGAGGACCAGGAGCCCTTTGAGGgcgaggcattgctggatgcaAAATGCTTCAAGTGA
- the LOC8085533 gene encoding serine/threonine-protein kinase EDR1, translated as MSRMKHLLRKLHLAGGPAGGGGGGAAPDHHRPRHRRSGPPPPPPPPVVVAAGAPEPPQPAVTPAAAAVSVSVAPAAAEEPRGLGAEAATTRLEEDYQVRLALAISASDHAGLVDADSVQIRAAELISLGSAAGCGPHDRSRPAEALSARYWNHSVVNYDEHLPDGFYDVCGAQLHPGFQAKFPSLHYLRAVPPGRDVPFLAILVDREHDPALKRLEDRAAQIAAQARARHGGIASAEIAQKIVGLIVNAMGGLVEDADGMNREWSIKSRELSLQLNSVVLPLGSLRVGLSRHRSLLFKVLADRIKLPCKLVKGICYTGTDEGAVNLVKVDFDSTEYIIDLMGAPGTLIPSDISGSQFQDSNNSQLNSDAIEESVAELCLALEQINGGYENKNAIGGCSSGHSSILALTSSHLGDLSQTEYKQNVVSEKKNEGEISEHVKVDDVSKYIVPEVVDPQFAQNLHDLLLESGALLPSDLLSDQNSHNIHEKESTGWLLISQTTQNLPNAFVAKDSSPPDEDAQHPAENTEEVIRDLDLHGHTASAISIEDQRATEGSSVNMSGSSNGNLDKLSWSSAKTISSVIDDVAEYEIPWEDLDIGERIGLGSYGEVYHADWNGTEVAVKKFLDQDLSGVSLEQFKCEVRIMSRLRHPNVVLFLGYVTQPPNLSILTEYLPRGSLYRLLHRPNSRIDEVRRLKMALDVAKGMNYLHSSHPTIVHRDLKSPNLLVDKNWVVKVSDFGMSRLKHHTFLSSKSTAGTPEWMAPEVLRNEPSNEKCDVYSFGVILWELATMRVPWSGLNPMQVVGAVGFQNRRLDIPKDVDPQVASIISSCWDNDPSKRPAFSQLLSPLKQLQRLVVTESC; from the exons ATGTCCCGCATGAAGCACTTGCTACGcaagctccacctcgccggggGCCCCgccgggggcgggggcgggggcgcggCGCCCGACCACCACCGCCCGAGGCACCGCCGCtcggggccgccgccgccgccgccgccgccggtcgtCGTTGCGGCGGGGGCTCCCGAGCCGCCGCAGCCGGCGGTTACTCCCGCCGCCGCGGCTGTGTCGGTGTCGGTCGCccccgcggcggcggaggagcccAGGGGGCTCGGTGCGGAGGCGGCCACGACGCGGCTGGAGGAGGACTACCAGGTGCGCCTCGCGCTCGCCATCTCCGCGTCGGACCACGCGGGGCTCGTCGACGCCGACTCCGTCCAGATCCGCGCCGCCGAGCTCATCAGCCTCGGGTCCGCCGCCGGGTGCGGGCCCCACGACCGGAGCCGCCCCGCGGAGGCCCTCTCCGCGCGGTACTGGAACCACAGCGTCGTCAACTACGACGAGCACCTCCCCGACGGCTTCTACGACGTCTGTGGCGCGCAGCTGCATCCTGGCTTCCAGGCCAAGTTCCCCTCGCTCCACTACCTCAGGGCGGTCCCGCCTGGGCGCGACGTCCCGTTCCTGGCCATCTTGGTGGATCGGGAGCACGATCCTGCCCTAAAACGACTGGAAGATAGGGCTGCACAGATTGCCGCGCAGGCTAGGGCACGGCATGGTGGCATTGCTTCAGCTGAGATTGCACAGAAGATTGTGGGTCTCATTGTTAATGCCATGGGTGGTCTGGTTGAGGATGCTGATGGTATGAACAGGGAATGGAGCATCAAGAGCCGCGAGCTCTCTCTCCAGCTAAACAGTGTCGTTCTTCCACTTGGTTCGCTTCGGGTTGGGCTGTCGCGGCACAGATCACTGCTATTTAAG GTACTTGCTGACCGAATTAAGCTACCATGTAAGCTTGTGAAAGGAATATGTTATACTGGAACAGATGAAGGAGCTGTTAACTTGGTCAAAGTTGATTTTGACAG CACGGAATATATTATTGATCTGATGGGAGCTCCAGGCACCTTAATCCCTTCAGACATTTCTGGGAGTCAGTTCCAGGACTCCAACAATAGCCAACTGAACAGTGATGCCATTGAAGAGAGTGTTGCAGAATTGTGCTTAGCTCTTGAGCAGATAAATGGTGGATATGAGAACAAAAATGCCATAGGAGGATGCTCATCTGGTCACAGTTCTATTTTAGCGCTCACGAGTTCACACCTGGGAGATTTATCTCAGACAGAATATAAACAAAATGTTGTCtctgagaaaaaaaatgaagggGAGATTTCTGAGCATGTTAAAGTTGATGATGTTTCCAAGTATATTGTGCCtgaagtagtggacccacagtTTGCACAAAATTTGCATGACTTACTTTTGGAGAGTGGCGCATTGCTACCCTCTGATTTACTATCTGATCAAAATAGTCACAACATTCATGAGAAAGAAAGTACAGGATGGTTATTAATTTCTCAAACAACGCAAAATTTGCCAAATGCTTTTGTAGCTAAAGATTCTTCACCACCTGATGAAGATGCACAACACCCTGCGGAAAATACAGAAGAAGTCATCAGAGATTTGGACTTGCATGGTCATACTGCTAGTGCTATTTCCATTGAGGATCAAAGGGCTACTGAAGGTTCTTCGGTGAACATGTCAGGAAGCAGCAATGGAAATTTGGACAAGTTGAGCTGGTCTAGTGCGAAAACTATCAGCTCTGTTATAGATGATGTTGCTGAATACGAAATACCATGGGAAGACCTTGATATTGGAGAACGTATTGGTTTAG GTTCCTATGGGGAAGTTTATCATGCAGACTGGAATGGCACG GAGGTTGCAGTGAAGAAATTTCTTGACCAGGATTTATCAGGTGTTTCACTAGAGCAATTTAAATGTGAA GTGAGAATAATGTCAAGGCTAAGGCATCCCAATGTTGTTCTTTTCTTGGGATATGTGACACAACCTCCTAATCTCTCTATATTAACTGAGTACCTCCCAAG GGGGAGTCTATATCGCCTGTTGCATAGGCCAAATAGTCGAATTGATGAAGTACGGAGGCTAAAAATGGCGCTAGATGTG GCAAAAGGGATGAACTACCTGCACTCTAGCCATCCTACCATTGTTCACCGTGACCTGAAATCCCCTAATCTTTTAGTGGATAAAAATTGGGTTGTTAAG GTGTCTGATTTTGGCATGTCAAGGTTGAAACATCATACTTTTCTTTCCTCTAAGTCGACTGCTGGAACA CCAGAGTGGATGGCACCTGAGGTACTACGAAATGAACCATCTAATGAGAA GTGTGATGTCTACAGTTTTGGCGTAATCCTGTGGGAACTAGCAACCATGCGTGTACCATGGAGTGGGTTGAATCCCATGCAAGTTGTAGGAGCAGTTGGATTCCAGAATAGACGACTAGACATTCCCAAGGATGTCGATCCTCAGGTGGCTAGCATAATATCTTCATGCTGGGATAA CGATCCGAGCAAAAGGCCAGCGTTCTCCCAGCTCTTGTCTCCTCTAAAGCAACTACAACGTTTAGTTGTTACAGAAAGCTGCTGA